The stretch of DNA GCGGTCGCCGAAATCGAGTTTGTGACGCACCTCCCGCGCCTGCCGCGCCGCCTCGTCGGCGGCAGCCTGCGTGTCCGTCCCGACGATGACTCGATCCGGGGGACCGCGGCCGGGAGTGTCGTCGTTGCCGGCGGGGGGGCGCCCGTTCCCGTTCCCGTTCCCGTTCCCGTTTCCGTTTCCGTTCCCACCGCGCGCGTCGTTACCCGCGTGACTCGGTGGCCCACGCGCGGCCGCCGCGGCGCCCAGTCCGAACGCCCCGGCGCCCGTCGTGAGGCCGACGAGGAGTCCGCGTCGCGTCGTCGGTGTGGCCGAGTGCCCGTCCGCAGAATCGGCCTCGTCGGCTGCGTTGCCACTCTCCGTGCCCGATGGGTCGGGTGCCTCTGAACCCATACACCAGTCGTGACGGCCTCGCGCTTAGAGATGGCGGCCCGAAACTCAAAGTTGATAGTTTGGCGCGAAGGCTCGGCCTGAAACGGAGTGTTGTATAGGCAACACGAACCGAACTCCAATTCGCAGTGACGAGTATCGGCGCGGGTTTCGGGGCCTCTTCGATGGGTTCAGGGCGCGCTTGACCGCGGGCGGTCCGGTGCAGGGGCGCCCAGAAATGGCCGGTCGGCGGCAGTGAGACCGCCCGGTGACGGGGCGGTTGGGGCGAGTGGTGGTCGGCCCCGACGACGCTCCCGTCGAGCGCTCACCGACGCCCGCTCCGCGCCTCACCGCCCCGCGTCGATCGATTCGCCGGTCCGACGACGGGGGTCGACGAGGGACGCCGCCCGGTCGGCTCGAAGCGGCCGGATTCGGGGGTTGCGTCGACCCGGAGGGGCGAACTTAACTGTCCAGTGTGCATACAGAACGACAAATGGGGACGGTTCCGGACTCGCTAGCCGCCTTCATCGAGCGCGGGGAGATGCGGGATCTGTCGCTAGCCGTCGTCAACCGAACGCGCCCGGAGCCGATCCAGCGACTGCTGGAGGAGACGGTCGGCGGGCGAACGGTCGACGTGTCGGAACTCGACGTGCCGGACGCGTCGGAACTCGACGTGCCGGACGCGTCGGAGAACCTCGTCGTGTTGCTCGACGGCGACGAGGTGGTCGCTACCTCGCCGCTCGGAGCGCTCGAAGAGGAGCTGCTCCTCGTCAACTCCGACCTCTACGTCACGGGGGGGAAAGCCCTCGGCGACGTGACCCTGCCGGCGGTCATCGAGGCGCTCGACGAGGTGCCGTTCAGGGTCCGGGGCTATCCGGCCTCGAACTCGGAGAAACTCCCGCTCATCGTCATCTCGCGGTACATCGAACAGCTCGCCTGGGACCACGGCTCCGGGCGCTTGCGGTCGTCGTTCCAGCGGCTCTCCCGGCTCGACGACGAACGCGGCACGCGGGACGTGTATTGGACGGTCGGCGAGGCCGACATCGACGTCCACGTCTACGGCGTCCCCGACTGGGTCCCGCCAGCGTCCTTCCCGGGCGTCGTCCACGCGGGCTATCACGGCGAGTTCCGCACCTCGTGGTTCGTCGTTTTCCACGCCGACGACGCGGACGCGCGGACGGCCGCGCTCGTCGCCGAACGCGTCGGCGACAACGAGTGGGACGCGCTGTGGACGTTCGACGACGACCGGATCGAGTCGATCAACCGCTACATCGAGCGGGCGCTCTGAGCGCGTAACGCTATTGTAGCAACGGCGACATACGACTACGCGACCAGGGTGATACGTGATGACATATGCCTCGGCACTCGACGCACTCGATCAACTCGCCGACGACGAGAGCGGCAACTACCTCGAAGTGCTGGACGAGGGGTCGATGCGGGTCGAAATCGGCCGCCACGCCGCGGGCGAGGCGGCGCCCAAGAACCCCCACACCGAGGACGAACTCTACTACGTCGTCGCCGGCTCGGGCAAGGTGCGGGTGGGCGACGACGTCCACGCCGTCGAACCGGGCGATACGGTCTTCGTCGAGCGGGGACTCGAACACGACTTCTTCGACATCGCGGAGGACCTCGTCACGCTCGTGGTCTTCGCCGAGTCGTCGAACCCGAGTTCGTACTCAATACGGGAGTGACTCCCGGAGCGCCGCCCCACCGACGAGACAGACCAGAAGCCCCGCGTACCAGACGAGGTGGGCGGGGCTGTCCGGCGAGAGCCACGCTTCGACCGCGGCCATCCCGACGGCGTACGCGAGGAGCGCGCCGACGGCGAACGACGGGAAATCGACGCCCGCGACGCGTGCGAGTACCGCACCGACGGCGAGGGCGAGGAGGCAGACGACGACGAGCGTGACGGCATCGCCGACGACGGTCGCGAGACGCGTCCAGTAGACCGCCCGCGGCGGCCACAGGACGAGACCGGCGAGGAAGGTAGCGACGGCGCTTCGCGCCACGGCGCGACGGTGGAGGGTCATCGGTGGCCGTTCGCCGCGGGGTGGGAAAACGGTAGGGGACGGCTGGTGTGTCACAGTCAGCCGAGGCAGCCCGACCGTATTTACATATATCTGAAAAATACGAAGATATATTGAGCGCGGCAGCGTACGATCGGTAATGACCGAGTTCGATCCGGTCCCGGAATCCGACGCGACGCAACGACGGTGGCACGAGGGAACGGATACGTTCGATCGCGTCTACGATGTCCTCCTCGGGGTGACATCGCCGACGGCGTACACGGAGGTCGCGGAGCGGGCGGACTGTTCGCCAAACGCTGCGAAAAAGCACCTCGAACGGCTGGCGGAGATGGGAATCGCCCGCGCGGACCGGGAGAGTCGCCCAGCCACCTACGAACGGAACGAGGGCTATCTCGAATGGCAGGACGCCAGCCGGATTGCGACCGAACTATCCGTCGAAGCGATCGTCGACCGCGTGGAAGCACTCGAACAGCAACGCACGGAGTACGAAGCGCAGTTCGGGACGGAGGATCCACGCACGGTTTCGGCGTTCGATCACGACGATCACGAAACGATCCACGAACGAATGACTGCAGTTAGCGAGTGGCAGGGCGTGATTCGGGATATCCGGCTGTACGAACTCGCACGCCAGCTCTCCCAGAACGATGGCCATCTGATTCCAGCCTAAATGGATCGCTCACGAGACGATGCGACGGGGCCACCGGACCGGCAGACGCTGTTTCTCCTCGAGCGACATCTGGCATCGGATTCGCTCGTGGCCGAGACGACGTTCGATCCGGATGCGTACGAGCCGCGGCTGCTTCGTGGGCACCTCGACGCTGAACAGTATCCGTCCTCGGTGACCGCTAGTCGACTCGATATCCGATGGTTCACGACGGGCGATTTCTCGTTTCACTACGCCGAGCACCACGAAGGCGGGGAACACTGGGAATGTCGCTGGGATCGGCATCCGAACGCACACGACACCCGGTTGCATTTCCACGAACCGCCATCCGCGACCGAGGTTGTCGGCCTCGACCTCCCCGTACGCCACCCACTCGACGTCTACTCGACGGTACTCACGGCGATAGCGACACGTGTCAAGACGCTGTGGTCGAGCGACGGCTAGCCACCAACAACGCCACCACCGAGACCAGCACGGTCGATAGCCAGACCGCCGTCGCCACCGGCGCGACGTGACTGAGGGCTAACCACCCGAGCAGGTAGCCGAACGGAGCGACGGCGACGACGACCGACGCGGCCGTGACGGGGTCGAGCGGGGCGAGGGAGGTACGAAGCGGCATACACTCGGATGACGCGCCGCGCAGATGAACGCTGGGTCGCGACGGCAGTCTACCGGCCCGGGGACGGATGACACTTGGCGGAACGTTCACGCCGTTCCGCACGTCTGGCTATCAACAACTTTACTTGTTGAAACTAGAGTGTGGAAGACGCGCCATCCGACGGTGATACGTTCGATCCCTCTCCAGTTTCGGGGCTCTGGTGTGCGTGTGACATGGATGTGCTCGGAGACACCCGCAGTGAACTACCCTACCCTACTCGCTCACGGTTGACGCCGTTCGCTCGTTGAGGGTAGGGCTTCCTGCTTCTACGACGCGCTTTGCAGACACCGAATCGGTGTCCGTAGGGAGCGCAGTCTCCACAGGCGTTGACGAATCGCTCTGCGATTCGTTCGCCAACCAGAAATCGTTGATTTCTGGTGACGTTGCTTCGGAGTATCCCACTCCTACGTCTTCGAGACCGCGAGAAAGAATGTTCCACGCCGCGTTCGCGTCCCTGTCCGCCTCAAACCCGCAGGCGGGACAGGAGTGTTCACGGACCCACAACGGCTTGTCGGTCGAAACGCCGCACGACGCGCACTCCTTGGTCGTCCCTCTCGGGTTGACCGCGACGAAGTGCGTTCCTTCACGCTCGCACTTGTATTCGAGCAACGAGAGGAACGTTCGCCACGCGGCAGACGCCGTGTTGCGGCTGTTCGACGGTGATTCCATCATCCCCTTCACGTTCAGGTCTTCGACCGCCACGAGGTCGTACTCCCGAGCGTAGTAGTTCGAGAGCTTGTGGAGGAAGTCACGGCGCTTCCGTCGAAGGTCGGCATGACACTCTGCAACGCGCCGTCGTTGCTTCTTGTAGTTGTTCGACCCGTGTTCCTTCCGTGAGAGCGTCCGTTGCTCGCGCTCCAAGCGTTCGCGCTCGTCGGATAGGTCGAGCGACCCGACCGCCGTACCGTCGGTGTCGTGGGCGTACGTGCGAATCCCCACGTCGATACCGACGCATTTCTCGGGATTCTCAGGCGGCTCGGGCGGCTCCCGGTCCATTTCGACGCCGAACGTGGCGAACCACTTGCCCGTCGGTTCCTTCTTGACCGTGACCTGTTTGAGCGTGGCGTCGTTAGGGATGGGTCGGTGGAGCCGAATCGGGATGTCTCCGAGTTTCGAGAGTGATAGGACAGTCTGACCGCCCTTCTTGTCGAGCTTGAAGCCAGACTGACTGTACGTGAAACTGCGGAACTCTCGTGGCGGTTTCCACTTGAGTTGACCGACGCCGTAGCCGTTCTCCTTGAGTTTGGAGAGGCTGTTGAGGTTATCGAACAGCCGTTCTACGACGGTTTGGAGAACCTTCGAGTACACGTCCGAGAGACCGTCCCACCATTTCTTAAGATCGGGGAGTTCCGACCGAAGCGTGGTCATCGACGGCAGTTCGCCGTGTTCGTCTTGATACTCGTTGAGCCGATAGAGCGTGTGGTTGTACAGTTGCCTACAAATATCGCGGTGACGGTCCAACTCCTCTCGGTGGGCGTCGGACGGGTTGAGACGGTATTTGTAGGCGTAGTACATCCGCTACTCTCGTTTCTCAATTAGTTCGTCCAGTTGCTCACGGATGAACGATGAGAGGTTGAGGTGGTTGTCCTCTATCCACTCGTCTTGATCCTCTCGGATGGTGATTGTCTTCCGCTTCACTGTGATGCACACTATGCACGTTACACATATGCCATCTTCGGTTGCATGGGCCTGTGGGCCGAGCGTCGAACGTGTTTGAAAACTGTGCGGCGCTGTATCCCCTCCCTACTGCGCTACTCACTCGCTCCGCTCGTTGCGTTGCTCCTTAAGGAAGGGGGCTTAGCGCCTCAATTCAGCTAACTTTGGCTCTCCGAGGTTAGCACGGCTACCATATCGACCCGAGAAATAATAAAAAAATCGTCATGTCTGCGGGGCCGTGTCGCGATGAGCCGGGGGTAGTACCGCGATGCGTTCGAGACCACCTCGAAAGCGTTTCGAGGAGTCCCCAGTCCAATCAGCCTGATCGCAACGGTATCTCTGCGACTGGCCACGTCCCCGGGTGTGCGGTGTCCGGGGAGGCGCCCGGCGAACACGCCGGTCCGTCATGGCCGGCGCCCCGTCGGTAGCGGCGGGTGTCCCGCTTCACCGGCCGTTTGAAACGCCTCCAATCGATCGCCTCTTCACATTGTCAAAACAAGATTATTAACCCATGCAACACAATGCGAAACGAAACTAGATGGGCTTTTCATTTGACACTACATACAAGCAGTTAGACTCGACTCTCTATTCGAGAGTAACCCCCGAAAGTATCGCTAATCCCGAAACGTTGATTCTTAACGACGGGCTGTGTGCTGATCTGGGAGTGGATACGGCGAAGCTCGATTCTGAAGTTCTAGCAGGCCAGGACCGCCTCGAAGAACCGATCGCCCAAGCGTATGCAGGCCACCAGTATGGACGTTTCACCGTCTTGGGCGATGGGAGAGCGATGATACTCGGCGAACACGTACACGATGGTACTAGATACGACGTTCAACTGAAAGGGTCCGGTCGAACGCCGTACTCCGGAAGGGGCGATGGCAACGCAACTGTCAGCTCGATGCTCAGAGAGTATCTGTACTCGTATGCGATGCGGAACCTAAATATCAAAACGTCGAGGAGTCTGGCAGTCGTCGAAACCGACGACGCAGTCGAACGACGACGGACGGAACCCGGAGCCCTCCTCGTCCGAGTGATGAACAGTCACATCCGATACGGGACCTTCCAGTACGTTGCAAGCCAAGCATCCGACGAACTACGACGATTCACCGACTACGTTATTGACCGACACTACCCGCAGTTAAATGCAGAGGATCGTACGTACCTAGAGTTCTTCGATGCAGTCATGCAGTCATCGATCGAGATGGTCGTCGACTGGCTACGTGTCGGATTCATCCATGGCGTCATGAATACCGATAATATGAGTATCGATGGGGAAACATTCGACTACGGACCCTGTGCTTTCATGAATTACTACGACGAGGGGACGGTCTTCAGCTCAATCGATAAGCACGGGCGATACGCATTCGGAAACCAGCGACCTATCTTGCGGTGGAATCTCGAACGATTCGCGGAGGCACTCCAACCGCTGTGTACACAGTCACCGCTCACGTATGACGAACTCGAAGGCAAACTAGACGAATTTGAGGACCGATTTGACGCGCAGTACTACACGATGATGCGGAGGAAACTGGGGATCGACTCGGATGGCGAGAAAGAACTCGTCGATGAATTCCTGAAGTGGCTTCGCAAATCGAACGCAGACTATACCAATACGTTCCTCGAATTAGAGACGCCCGGTACGTTTGATGACCCGGCGTTTGCGACTGCGGAGTTCGAGCGGCTGAGGAACGAACTGGCTGCTGTCGGCCTCGACGAGGGGTCGATGCAGGAAGCCAATCCGCGGTATATCCCCCGCAACTACCTGGTCGAAGAGGCACTGGATGAGTATCTCGAAACTGGGGATCTATCCAAATTCGAGAGGTTGTTGGCCGTGTTGGAAAACCCCTATACATCGAAGGATATGGGGTCACAGTTCCAGCAACCACCGCCACGGGAGTTCGATGCGGAGTATACAACGTACTGTAATACTTGAGCGGATATTATCACAATGAACGCCGTAATCAACGGACGAGTACAGGTCGCAGCCGAAGAAGCCGGCCGTTCTGGACGTGTCTATCCACACTGCTGACGAGCGACCGCCGCCAGCTACCACGCCTACAGAGGTGCCGCTCCAAGCTCTGATGGGCTGGAGCGATCCGGCGACTGCACAAAACTACAGCCGTCTCTCGGGGACAGCAACGGCTGCTGCACCCCGTCGTGTCCACCACGAGGAGGTGCTTCGCGAGCGTCGTTCGGTGGTTACGTGACCGATGCAGAGACCACGTTCGGCGGTCGTTCGCGGGAGCAGCGTACACCTTCAGAGCCCGTGGCCGAGGACGGAGTCCTCCGCACTCGCAAAGACGACGAGGGCCGTGATTTCGTCTTCGATGTCGAAAAAGTCGTGTTCGGCCCCCTGTTCCACGTAGACTACGTCACCCTCGTCGACAGCATACCGCTCATCTTCGACGTGGACCATCCCGGACCCGGAGATGATGTAGTAGAGTTCGGCAGTTTTGTGGGCCGTCTTTGGCTCGGGGTTGGGGTACTGTGCAAGTTCGACGCTCAGCGCGTCCTTGCTCAGTACTTCCAGGTAGTTCGTGTTTTCCCGTTCGAGTTGGTCGACTAAGTCGCTCGTCGAAACGTGGCTCATCGGGAAATCCAACGCCTCCGTAGCCGATGAATACTTTGATTCCTCGGACACGCCGTCGCTGTCGAGGTCGTGCCCTCGCTGTTCCGGGCCAGAAGCGGCGTACAAGGTGCAGAGTGTCGTTCGGCAGTTGACGACGTGCCGGTCGGGGGTGGCTGCGTACACGACGAGGGAACCTGAACGAGCGGGACCGAAACGGTGCAACCCGGGAGTCCCCGATACGGAGTCAGGACCGCTCTACGTCGGTCGCCGGCGGATTCGACCCGTAGAGTGCGGGGACCCAGTTCTGGCTGTCGATCGCCGGGCGCTCGTAGTTGGGGTCCGTCTGTCGTTCGGGTAACTCGGTCGGTTCGGGCATGGTATCTTCGTACTCGATCTGCGAGAGGAGGTGACTGATGCAGTTCAGCCGGGCGTGTTTCTTTATATCCGCGTTGATCACGTGCCACGGCGAGTCGTCGGTGTCGGTGTAGGTGAGCATCGCGTCTTTCGCCCGCGAGTACTCGACCCACCGCTCCCGGGCTTCGAGGTCGATCGGACTGAGCTTCCAGCGCCGTTTCGGGTCGTTGCTGCGCTTCTGGAAGCGTCGTTCCTGTTCCTCGTCGCTGATCGAGAACCAGTATTTGAGGAGGATGATCCCCGAGCGCACGAGCATCCGCTCGAACTGGGGGGCCGACCGGAGGAACTCCTGATACTCCTCGTCGGTACAGAAGTCCATCACGCGCTCGACCGTCGCACGGTTGTACCAGCTCCGGTCGAACAG from Haloplanus salinus encodes:
- a CDS encoding histidine kinase; the protein is MGTVPDSLAAFIERGEMRDLSLAVVNRTRPEPIQRLLEETVGGRTVDVSELDVPDASELDVPDASENLVVLLDGDEVVATSPLGALEEELLLVNSDLYVTGGKALGDVTLPAVIEALDEVPFRVRGYPASNSEKLPLIVISRYIEQLAWDHGSGRLRSSFQRLSRLDDERGTRDVYWTVGEADIDVHVYGVPDWVPPASFPGVVHAGYHGEFRTSWFVVFHADDADARTAALVAERVGDNEWDALWTFDDDRIESINRYIERAL
- a CDS encoding DUF7342 family protein, which codes for MTEFDPVPESDATQRRWHEGTDTFDRVYDVLLGVTSPTAYTEVAERADCSPNAAKKHLERLAEMGIARADRESRPATYERNEGYLEWQDASRIATELSVEAIVDRVEALEQQRTEYEAQFGTEDPRTVSAFDHDDHETIHERMTAVSEWQGVIRDIRLYELARQLSQNDGHLIPA
- a CDS encoding RNA-guided endonuclease InsQ/TnpB family protein yields the protein MYYAYKYRLNPSDAHREELDRHRDICRQLYNHTLYRLNEYQDEHGELPSMTTLRSELPDLKKWWDGLSDVYSKVLQTVVERLFDNLNSLSKLKENGYGVGQLKWKPPREFRSFTYSQSGFKLDKKGGQTVLSLSKLGDIPIRLHRPIPNDATLKQVTVKKEPTGKWFATFGVEMDREPPEPPENPEKCVGIDVGIRTYAHDTDGTAVGSLDLSDERERLEREQRTLSRKEHGSNNYKKQRRRVAECHADLRRKRRDFLHKLSNYYAREYDLVAVEDLNVKGMMESPSNSRNTASAAWRTFLSLLEYKCEREGTHFVAVNPRGTTKECASCGVSTDKPLWVREHSCPACGFEADRDANAAWNILSRGLEDVGVGYSEATSPEINDFWLANESQSDSSTPVETALPTDTDSVSAKRVVEAGSPTLNERTASTVSE
- a CDS encoding protein adenylyltransferase SelO, which encodes MGFSFDTTYKQLDSTLYSRVTPESIANPETLILNDGLCADLGVDTAKLDSEVLAGQDRLEEPIAQAYAGHQYGRFTVLGDGRAMILGEHVHDGTRYDVQLKGSGRTPYSGRGDGNATVSSMLREYLYSYAMRNLNIKTSRSLAVVETDDAVERRRTEPGALLVRVMNSHIRYGTFQYVASQASDELRRFTDYVIDRHYPQLNAEDRTYLEFFDAVMQSSIEMVVDWLRVGFIHGVMNTDNMSIDGETFDYGPCAFMNYYDEGTVFSSIDKHGRYAFGNQRPILRWNLERFAEALQPLCTQSPLTYDELEGKLDEFEDRFDAQYYTMMRRKLGIDSDGEKELVDEFLKWLRKSNADYTNTFLELETPGTFDDPAFATAEFERLRNELAAVGLDEGSMQEANPRYIPRNYLVEEALDEYLETGDLSKFERLLAVLENPYTSKDMGSQFQQPPPREFDAEYTTYCNT
- a CDS encoding cupin domain-containing protein, giving the protein MTYASALDALDQLADDESGNYLEVLDEGSMRVEIGRHAAGEAAPKNPHTEDELYYVVAGSGKVRVGDDVHAVEPGDTVFVERGLEHDFFDIAEDLVTLVVFAESSNPSSYSIRE
- a CDS encoding cupin domain-containing protein, with the translated sequence MSHVSTSDLVDQLERENTNYLEVLSKDALSVELAQYPNPEPKTAHKTAELYYIISGSGMVHVEDERYAVDEGDVVYVEQGAEHDFFDIEDEITALVVFASAEDSVLGHGL
- the ppk2 gene encoding polyphosphate kinase 2; its protein translation is MTEHPVLPAEESVLTTVDEEDLYKKSGKIKKKHYKRELERLQEELVRLQMWVKEQGLRVVVLFDGRDAAGKGGAIHRITRRTSSRVVKVVALGKPTEREQSQWYFQRYVEHLPAAGEMVLFDRSWYNRATVERVMDFCTDEEYQEFLRSAPQFERMLVRSGIILLKYWFSISDEEQERRFQKRSNDPKRRWKLSPIDLEARERWVEYSRAKDAMLTYTDTDDSPWHVINADIKKHARLNCISHLLSQIEYEDTMPEPTELPERQTDPNYERPAIDSQNWVPALYGSNPPATDVERS